In Papaver somniferum cultivar HN1 chromosome 9, ASM357369v1, whole genome shotgun sequence, the genomic stretch atcaaaaaacagACTTTGCATAACATTCTGCGTCAATATGAAACAGACTTGCATAACATTCTGCGCCAATATGTTTCGCTTAAACATAATTGAAACCATTAAAAACATTGTTTACAGGTGGTTGAGAGTAAGTCTAATTGAAACCATTCATACACCATGATACACCATGATAAACATTGTTTGCAGGTAACTATAAAAGTTACATAAAAGTGCTCGGGAATGGTCTGCAATTTCAACTTCTTCATTCTTTTCAGCTTGAAAAAATATGGTACTAAACGTGGAGTTTCTTTATCAAATATTCTTAAGACAATCTTCATGgcttccattttcttcttcaattcctcTTCCTTCATCACACCGTCAAAGAATGGTCTGTAGAAATTCCAAAATGGACATGCTCTAAGGGACTTCATGTGCTCTCTTTTATTCTCTATCAAAGCCTTTATCTTAGGAGTCTCCACACACAAATGTGTCAATGAACACCTAAATGTATCGTCACGTTTTTTTCCTGCAAAACAAAACTGAAAttaaccaaaaaatacaataaacaCCACCAAACGAGTATTGGTGGAACCAAATTCGACAAAGTGAGAAATGATGAAACTATTTTTGGTTTCATCTGGAGAACCAAAATTAATCAACACCACATAATAAATCAACACCACCAAACCTATACTGGTAGAATTCGACAAAGGGAAGAATGATGAAACccaaaatggtttcatcaaaatgacCAGATTTCACCAACACCACCAACACAATACTGATGCAACCATATATGACATAGTGAAGAATTGAGAAACCATTTTTGATTTCATCAAAATGATCAGAAATTAGCAATAACATAATTCAAACTAACTTATGAAACATAACAATTTAATTTACACATCAACAGAATTTTGGAACCAAATTTGTCAAAATTGAAAACAATAGAACCaacaatggtttcatcaaaataagCAAAAACAAACTACACATCAACATAATTTTGGTGTAACCAAATTTGTCAAAATAAAATCTGAGCATACTGCAACCAAATTCTACTACAGTTATTACAATCTTCCGATACACATGAGTTCAAGAAATTATAAACCCATTCTAATCTAGTTTACGAAGAACAAATACAAAAAGGATGAAACGAAACAGATAAAACTTCGATCCATTTCAATTCAAACGTTTAATAAATTAAGAAGAACATGAAACAAAACATTTAATTTACCTTTCGgagtatttttgatcgttttacgaagcaattcatctttcttcttctcttgttcttcatttttcttcaccatttttactagtttttctgatttggtttccactcttttgatttttatttgtgtCAATTTTGATTTGGTTTCACTTGTTTATCACTTGATTTCACAGATCTTTCGATTTGGTTTCTGAGTAGCAGagtaaagagaaaaaaagaaaaggagaaacaaTGAGATCGAGGCTTTGTCGGTTTTTTAACTGAAAAAGAAAAGGTTATTTTGGACAGTTCTAGTATTTTGGGGTTTATTTAACTAATTTGTTTTTTTGGGCCTATTTTACACCGTCAGTGACAGTCCTGGGGTTCTAACGCGCGCGTTAGAAAATAAATGAGAATCAAGTATTGTATTTCGattacaaaactagtcataaaaacccaaggtgaccaaacttgggttacaaaaaccccattcaaatgttgggattcattaaaacccatcttaaacaaacttgatataaaacccccaaatttttaGAAATTGATACAAAATccctaaatttcaaaattggtttcatcagattTTATGATGTTTCATCATATtctttgggatttttgtgttacttttgttttgatggggtttttgtgttacttttgtgttgatgagttttttgtggatggatagtgacacatttggggttataactcgcggaccgtttcaATTATCATTTAGTTAGATATTAAATTTTTGAGGGACGATACAATttcatataaaacaaaataatcatgactgttggatttgaattggtatcccctttataattCATTTGCGGTTAAATCACAACCGAGGGTGCCCGCTGACTTAATTTTGCATACAAAGAGGTAGTAACATGTCATTGGTGCCGATCAACTAATTGGTTTCTACGGGGAAAAGATATGAAAAGAAAGAAAGGAGCCATGGTTCCAATTGCTAAAGTTCGTTGACAAGATTCGTACAAGATTTTATGTCCCCAGCCAAAAAGGAGAATAGAACATTGATGCGAATACGAAAGAGACATAAATGCATGCACAGGATGCAAAACCCCAAAATCCGACTAAGTTACAACTGCCCAAAAAAAAAGAGGACAAAATCCACTATTTCCAAGTTACAGGTTAACTGTTGTATTACTGCTTTTTCTTTGTCTCACCAGACCACAATAAATACTGGGTTTGGTTTTTCTCTCTATTTTATGTGCTGGCAAACACAGTagtgtttcttcttcatctttctttttttttcgagGAACAAAATGAGGTGTAAAAAAAGCTACATTTTGCTATTTTACCCAATCTTATGCAATCCAATATTAAGGTCCGAAGATATGGAAATGAGAAGAGGATGAGAATTCTGCCATACTGCTTTAAAGACTCGTTTCTGATGAGCTTTGATAGATTGTGATGGTTTGTTACCTTTAAACCTGATATCAAAGACGTGAATCATTGGATCTGCTGAACCAGAACTTATGTATAAACCGTCAGGAGACCAAGCTTGATTTATCAAAGCTGATTGTGATTCACTGCTTTCTTGTTTCCACCCAAATTCATGAATCTCGGTCTGCCTTAACCTGATATCGTACAGTTGAAGTTGCTTTCCTGGAGCCCTGCAAAGACAGGAAAATCAGTTCAAACTTCAGAAATCAAGTTTACCTCCTATGTTTTTGGCTTACGCGGATTTTAGAAGGCTCACTACTGCTTGGGTCAAGTAGAACCCAACAGAGACTCAAAAGGCTGGAAACAACTCTATGTGAAGTGTTATCTAGAGGTAGCACCCACTTTCTTAAAGAACACGTTCTGAAAAGGGGTGCGGGATTGTTCAAAACCCAACCTCTGTAAAGAGACACCCTCAGTAACTCTACTAGAGGGTATTTTAGCATCAAAGTTCGATTGAGAGAAATAGCAGTGCACCGGAATACCATTTAAATAgactgtttttaaaaaaaaaaaatcatttttagtTCAAATGGAAGCTAATTTAGAGTTTGTGACTTACCCAGTTTGCACCATGAAAAGATTGAAATCGGAAGGATTAGGCAAAACGCTCATgcatttattttctatttgatgctTAAAGTAAGTTCTCCCTGTCACCAGATCGAAACCAATGATTCTCTTGTCGGCTCCAGCGGATAAGATTACTTGCTTGTGCTGCAATCCAGCAACACCCATCACAGCAGAGGAATGCAAGTTCCTGTGCAACGCCTTCGATTTCCATGAGCTTTCACCATCTTTTTCTCGACAAAGCACCACAGCATGATCACTCCCACCAGTCGCAAAACATACATCTTCCCATGGCATAAAATTGACACTGTTGATGATGCCCTTGACGTGAGGTTTCTCCTCTAAGAAAGTGACTCTTTTTTTCTGTTAATATAAACACAAATACATCATGTAAAAATGGAATCCACACGAAGAACTCTACGAAGAACTCTACGTACCAATGACCAAAGATGACTTTGCACAACTATGAACTTTGTGTTCACTACTTAATTAAAAGGTGACACGGTTAATATTCATGACTAACAACCTCCAGACTGTGCCCATTGGCACAAACTAAGAGAAGGCAAGAAAAAGATCATAACGAAGTAAACTGATTACATGCAACATCATGAACCCACATTTTATATGCTTTATCTAGATTTCTAAATCTTCTACGTTTTTGAAGTCAGCTTAACTAACACAATCTTTTCTATGTACACATACAAACCCACATATCCTAGCAATATATAACTTTTAGTTAAGCATCATGGTAATCCTATAGTCACCAACGAAAAGGTTCAGCCAGCATTTTATATTAACACAATTTGAAATTTTGATCGCACTACCTCTTGAGTTGCATTGAGATTTAAGATTGATATCTGAGAATCCCCGCCATCAGCTGTATAAACAGAAAATAGACTATCTCCTCGTGGATGCCAGGTTATATCTTCAGGCCATCTCCTCTTAGGAGATATACAATCTGTACTACTAAGTAAAGATGCACTGGATCTGCAATATGTACTACTAAGTTATATCTTCAAAAAACTTAGAATCACACTgaaaatagaaaaacatagaGGTACCGATACCGTATACATAGACCAAACAAGCAAGCAATTCAAGCGAAGCGGCAAAACTTAATTGACAAGAAGACTGAAATTCTACTAAAGCTCTATCCCTCTATTAGCACAAGTGAAGTATTCTTGATTCTCTTACAACTCATCCTTCGACTGATAAAGGCAATAATCGTATACATATCAATATCAACCACAAACACTGAATCCTTTTAGAGCCTTATCACTCCATTAGCATGGGGGCGTGCTGTTGTTCTCTATTCATGTTGAAAATGCTGTTAGTTTCCTTTTACTTACTATCAAAGAGAAAGACAAATAAGAAAGCCAAAAAAGCGAGATGACATTTTTGCGTGGAGCACTCGACATCTCACTCAGCAACATGAGAACTTTCAGAGCTGATTCATTTTGTAAGAAGTCAGTTTGATTGCAAAGCAAGTATCAAACAGATCTGGCAGGGTAGAAAAAGTTATGGCGTATGTTGTTAACATAATTCCTTATTCTTGTTCTAGAGATTTCTCTGAACTCATATAACAGGTTGAGATAGCTCTAGTTCTTATTTACAACAGATGACGTCTTAGTCTCTATTTTACATTCTTGAGGTGTTTATAGGACCTAAACACTACTACAGTTTTCCTTAGTTTGTCTCTTTGAAGGTTTTGGCTCAATGCCCACTTGTGTAGTCTTTTCCTTCTCCTTAGATAATTGGATTTTACCTATATACTAGTAATGAAAGACGAAGTTGATAGGAAAATAACCAAGTTTTACTATTGTTTGCATATATTTAATAGTTCACCAGGTTGCCATCACACAAGATTTTCCTTCACTAACATTAGCTCAATCATATATAAATCTTCTGCTAAATACCGCCCTTTTTATAATAGCAAATTTGATAATATATTGCGAATAACTAGTGAAGTGGCGAAAAAGTAAAATGCTTGAAATCGTACCCTTTGCCCTGAAGTTGCCACAAGTTAACGACCCCATCCAAAGCACTGCAAAAGAAAATTAAGTTCTTTATAAGTGAACACCTAAGGAAAAGGTACTCTTCGATCAAATTCTCAAGGGTAACTTAATATAGCATATAAGTTTCAGCATGTAATATATATGACTCATGGGACACATGGGTAAAAGATAGGAATATGGGTCTATTTTTACTGCATACCCAACTTAAGTTGAGAAGTTTAGAGtgtctacaaatacaaaaaaacacaACTTTCCCTAAGAAGCATGTGAACTT encodes the following:
- the LOC113313923 gene encoding U5 small nuclear ribonucleoprotein 40 kDa protein-like, which codes for MKSILKKPKVETEELVVEDNRGAKDERDDEHEEALVALIEHRTKEVEHLKKKILYYKSQLEQTEQKLNDSKATLAKLRSRDNLVSSKKLLTNGNINMKVESKTSTSAHPDESHSHIQTQSKPQLIIPAVRPKIAQPVQFTEPNTRVSARSENRASTSFATNSNSNEKVKGDAIGRPSSELEVVESKGTKRKFEQKEHTELIPLIQSSESPCLLRCQSGLHISSQHKRKLRSLVLNPFNDQLFVTSALDGVVNLWQLQGKGSSASLLSSTDCISPKRRWPEDITWHPRGDSLFSVYTADGGDSQISILNLNATQEKKRVTFLEEKPHVKGIINSVNFMPWEDVCFATGGSDHAVVLCREKDGESSWKSKALHRNLHSSAVMGVAGLQHKQVILSAGADKRIIGFDLVTGRTYFKHQIENKCMSVLPNPSDFNLFMVQTGAPGKQLQLYDIRLRQTEIHEFGWKQESSESQSALINQAWSPDGLYISSGSADPMIHVFDIRFKGNKPSQSIKAHQKRVFKAVWQNSHPLLISISSDLNIGLHKIG